Proteins from a single region of Flavobacterium sp. K5-23:
- the dnaN gene encoding DNA polymerase III subunit beta: MKFIVSSSYLLKQLQVLGSVINSSNTLPILDNFLFELDNDVLTVSASDLETTMSATLSIDSTSKGSVAVPAKLLLEILKTFPEQPLTFTVEENSTIEISSNSGKYALAYAPGDEFPKSVNLDEPSVTLVPADVLATAISKTIFAAGNDDLRPVMSGVFFQFSPEGLIFVATDAHKLVKYARTDVKASQVADFIMPKKPLNILKSILSTSDAEVKIEYNDSNATFSFDNYILMCRLIDGKYPNYEAVIPKENPNKLMIDRSQFLSSVRRVAIFSNKTTHQIRLKIAGAELNVSAEDIDYSNKAEERLTCDYQGDDMQIGYNSRFLTEMLTNLQSDMIMLEMSLPNRAGILTPVDGLEEGETVTMLVMPVMLNN, from the coding sequence ATGAAATTTATAGTATCGAGTTCATACTTATTAAAACAATTACAAGTTTTAGGTAGCGTTATCAATAGCAGCAATACTTTGCCTATTTTAGACAACTTCCTATTTGAATTAGACAATGACGTATTAACGGTTTCTGCATCTGATTTAGAAACTACGATGTCAGCAACCTTATCTATTGATTCTACTAGTAAAGGTAGCGTTGCAGTTCCTGCAAAATTACTTTTGGAAATCCTTAAAACTTTTCCTGAACAACCTTTAACTTTCACAGTTGAAGAAAACAGCACAATTGAAATTAGCTCAAATTCTGGTAAATATGCATTAGCATACGCGCCTGGAGATGAATTCCCTAAATCAGTTAATCTAGACGAACCTTCGGTTACTTTAGTGCCTGCTGATGTATTGGCTACTGCAATAAGCAAAACTATTTTTGCAGCTGGTAACGATGATTTACGTCCAGTTATGTCTGGTGTATTCTTCCAGTTTTCTCCTGAAGGATTGATATTTGTTGCAACTGACGCACATAAATTAGTAAAATATGCACGTACCGATGTAAAAGCATCTCAGGTTGCCGATTTTATTATGCCTAAAAAGCCTTTGAATATTTTAAAAAGTATCCTTTCTACTTCAGATGCTGAAGTAAAAATTGAATATAACGATTCAAACGCTACTTTTTCATTTGACAATTACATCTTAATGTGTCGTTTAATTGATGGAAAATATCCAAACTACGAAGCGGTTATACCAAAAGAAAACCCAAATAAATTAATGATTGACCGTTCTCAATTTTTGAGTTCTGTACGTCGTGTTGCTATTTTCTCTAATAAGACTACACACCAAATTCGTCTAAAAATCGCTGGTGCAGAACTAAATGTATCTGCTGAAGATATCGATTACTCTAACAAAGCAGAGGAAAGATTGACTTGTGATTATCAAGGAGATGATATGCAAATAGGATACAATTCTCGTTTCTTGACTGAAATGTTAACTAACCTACAATCCGATATGATTATGCTTGAAATGTCATTACCTAACAGAGCCGGAATTTTAACTCCTGTAGATGGATTAGAAGAAGGTGAAACAGTAACTATGTTAGTTATGCCAGTAATGCTAAATAACTAA
- a CDS encoding DNA mismatch repair protein yields the protein MEVYSTKSKGFSQELNTINKKYNSISFLRLMSIILFLGSLYFYMQKSENIYLFSAVSFFAVFLFLMRIHAKLLFQRKLKEALIEINKEELAYLDKNVIPFENGIEFNDFHHPYAYDLDVFGDHSLFQNLNRTATYIGKKTLAKQLLSLLPNQEIENNQDAIKELADKINWRQDFLALAKISKDNQSSYDVLLQWSKTNSVPLPKWAVVLSYVGPALFIGTFIAYLATTKTIFLSYMSYLFIINLVVLGKFLKRIQFETANADNIDKVIHQYGLILEKIETENFQSPKLVALQQKLKFKTENASQHLKELSELFSKMDSIANFVTATLFNGTFLFNLHVLKSLIKWKKENEEVLKDWLEVIGEFEMLNSLANFSYNNPEFTFPKLNTDFEIDFSDLSHPLLNSKTRIGNKVSFHPESFMILTGSNMSGKSTFLRSLGVNMVLAGIGSPVCASSANVHPLPVLVSMRLSDSLSDSESYFFAEIKRLKQIMDELEGNPAFVLLDEILRGTNSDDKRNGTIEVVKKVIAKKAIGAIATHDIEVCLTTNEYPDILTNKCFEVEIQNDELHFDYKLRDGICKNKSATFLMKKMGVI from the coding sequence ATGGAAGTTTACAGTACTAAAAGCAAAGGGTTTTCCCAAGAATTAAATACGATTAATAAAAAGTACAATAGTATCAGTTTTCTCAGGTTGATGAGTATTATTCTCTTTCTGGGATCGCTCTATTTTTATATGCAAAAAAGCGAAAATATATATCTTTTTTCAGCAGTTTCCTTTTTTGCGGTATTCCTTTTTTTAATGCGAATTCACGCTAAGTTGCTTTTTCAACGTAAATTGAAAGAAGCTCTTATTGAAATTAACAAAGAGGAATTGGCTTATCTGGATAAGAATGTGATTCCATTTGAAAACGGGATAGAATTTAATGATTTTCACCATCCTTACGCTTATGATTTGGATGTTTTTGGTGATCATTCCTTGTTTCAAAACCTAAATAGAACCGCTACATATATAGGTAAGAAAACATTAGCGAAGCAGTTATTGAGTTTATTACCCAATCAAGAAATTGAAAATAATCAGGATGCTATTAAAGAATTAGCGGATAAAATTAATTGGCGTCAGGATTTTTTGGCTTTGGCCAAAATTTCTAAGGACAATCAATCCAGCTATGATGTATTGTTGCAATGGAGTAAAACCAACAGTGTTCCGTTGCCAAAATGGGCTGTAGTTTTATCTTATGTTGGCCCTGCATTGTTTATCGGGACTTTTATTGCCTATTTGGCAACTACTAAAACGATATTCTTATCGTATATGTCGTATCTATTTATCATCAATCTTGTTGTTTTAGGTAAGTTCTTAAAGCGCATTCAGTTTGAAACTGCTAATGCAGATAACATTGACAAGGTAATTCATCAATATGGTTTGATTCTGGAAAAAATTGAAACCGAAAATTTTCAATCTCCAAAATTGGTTGCTTTACAGCAAAAACTTAAATTTAAAACGGAGAATGCGAGTCAGCATCTTAAAGAATTATCTGAATTGTTTTCGAAAATGGACAGTATCGCTAACTTTGTTACTGCCACATTATTCAACGGAACTTTTCTATTTAATCTGCACGTTCTAAAAAGTTTGATCAAATGGAAAAAGGAAAATGAAGAGGTACTGAAAGATTGGCTGGAAGTTATAGGTGAATTTGAAATGCTTAATAGCCTGGCTAACTTTTCTTATAATAATCCTGAGTTTACTTTCCCAAAATTAAATACCGATTTTGAAATAGATTTTTCTGATTTGAGTCATCCATTATTGAATTCGAAAACCAGAATAGGGAACAAGGTAAGTTTTCATCCCGAATCTTTTATGATTTTAACGGGTTCGAATATGTCCGGGAAAAGTACTTTTCTAAGAAGTTTAGGAGTGAATATGGTTTTGGCAGGAATAGGTTCGCCTGTTTGTGCTTCCTCAGCTAATGTGCATCCATTACCGGTATTAGTTTCGATGCGCTTGTCAGATTCTTTATCCGACAGTGAATCGTACTTTTTTGCCGAAATAAAGCGTCTAAAACAAATTATGGACGAACTGGAAGGGAATCCAGCATTCGTATTGCTAGACGAAATATTAAGAGGAACTAATTCTGACGATAAACGCAACGGAACTATTGAAGTGGTGAAAAAAGTGATTGCAAAGAAAGCTATTGGCGCTATTGCAACTCACGATATAGAAGTATGTTTAACAACAAATGAATACCCGGATATATTGACAAATAAATGCTTTGAAGTCGAAATTCAGAATGATGAATTACATTTTGATTATAAACTTCGTGACGGTATTTGTAAAAATAAAAGTGCTACTTTCTTGATGAAAAAAATGGGAGTGATTTAA
- a CDS encoding universal stress protein, whose amino-acid sequence MKKILFPTDFSEVSTNAFIHALEFAKIVKGELILLHTFEMPVFDNQFFPENYMVIFESIELSKFDMFKEEIPKLRAIAEQRKLDKIRLTHRLMDGDLLYNIKKAIKEDDIDYVVMGTAGASGWSEFVSGTNTGAVLVDIHIPLLSIPMDAVFKKIETIGFTTRFRPKDKIALKKVLVIAKKAGATVKCLYVKTNNSDVSKELIKNWEAEFENEPIEFYVITSDEVKETILDFILYKDIDILTMLTYKRSFFEGLFHPSLTKKFANNFDVPILAIHIE is encoded by the coding sequence ATGAAAAAAATTCTTTTCCCAACAGATTTTTCTGAAGTTTCTACAAATGCATTCATTCACGCTTTAGAATTTGCTAAAATAGTAAAAGGAGAACTCATTTTATTACACACTTTTGAAATGCCAGTGTTTGATAATCAGTTTTTTCCTGAAAATTATATGGTGATTTTTGAATCCATAGAACTGTCTAAATTTGATATGTTTAAAGAAGAAATTCCTAAACTCCGTGCTATTGCTGAACAACGTAAATTGGATAAAATAAGATTGACGCACCGACTTATGGATGGGGATTTACTTTATAACATTAAAAAAGCCATAAAAGAGGACGATATAGATTATGTGGTGATGGGTACGGCAGGCGCTTCGGGCTGGTCGGAATTTGTTTCGGGCACTAATACAGGAGCGGTTTTGGTGGATATCCATATTCCGTTATTGAGTATTCCAATGGATGCTGTATTTAAAAAAATTGAAACCATCGGGTTTACTACACGATTTAGACCAAAGGATAAAATAGCACTTAAAAAGGTATTGGTTATTGCTAAAAAAGCAGGAGCAACCGTAAAATGCCTTTATGTGAAAACAAATAATTCTGATGTTTCTAAAGAACTGATTAAAAACTGGGAAGCAGAGTTTGAAAATGAACCTATTGAGTTTTATGTCATTACCAGCGATGAAGTGAAAGAAACGATTCTGGATTTCATCCTGTATAAGGATATAGATATATTGACGATGCTGACTTATAAAAGAAGTTTTTTTGAAGGATTGTTTCATCCAAGTTTAACTAAAAAATTCGCTAATAATTTTGACGTTCCCATTTTAGCCATTCACATTGAATAA
- the mnmE gene encoding tRNA uridine-5-carboxymethylaminomethyl(34) synthesis GTPase MnmE encodes MLYNDSIVALATPSGAGAIAIIRISGNEAITIGNSVFKSIKNKDLLKQKTHTLHLGHIIDGNKTLDEVLVSIFKGPNSYTGENTIEISCHGSTYIQQQIIQLLLRKGCRMANAGEFTLRAFLNGKLDLSQAEAVADLISSDNEASHQIAMQQMRGGFSNEIAKLREELLNFASLIELELDFAEEDVEFADRTQFHELLNRIEFVLKRLIDSFAVGNVIKNGIPVAIVGEPNVGKSTLLNALLNEERAIVSEIAGTTRDTIEDELVIGGIGFRFIDTAGIRETQDVIESIGIKKTFEKIEQAQVVLYLFDSLKFKVQSSEYIIEIEKIKNQFPLKPLVVVINKLDLLSENEIAIIRTALETLNLKLIFLSAKQNLGIDELKNQLLSFVNTGALRNNETIVTNTRHYDSLLKALDEVQKVKYGLETNLPSDLMAIDIKEALYHFGTITGQVTNDELLGNIFANFCIGK; translated from the coding sequence ATGTTATACAACGATTCCATAGTAGCACTAGCAACACCATCAGGCGCCGGAGCAATTGCCATAATTAGAATTTCCGGAAATGAAGCAATTACTATAGGTAACAGCGTTTTTAAGTCCATTAAAAACAAAGATTTACTAAAGCAAAAAACACATACCCTACATTTAGGACATATAATAGACGGCAATAAAACGCTAGACGAAGTATTAGTCTCTATTTTCAAAGGCCCTAATTCCTATACTGGCGAGAATACCATTGAAATTTCTTGTCACGGTTCTACTTATATTCAGCAACAAATCATTCAGTTATTACTTCGAAAAGGCTGCCGTATGGCAAATGCAGGGGAATTCACACTTAGAGCATTCCTAAACGGAAAACTCGATTTGTCGCAAGCAGAAGCTGTAGCCGATTTAATTTCGTCAGATAACGAGGCTTCACACCAAATCGCAATGCAACAAATGCGTGGTGGTTTCTCTAATGAAATAGCCAAATTACGGGAGGAATTATTGAATTTTGCTTCGCTTATCGAATTAGAACTTGACTTTGCCGAAGAAGACGTAGAATTTGCAGATCGCACCCAGTTTCACGAGTTGTTAAACCGAATCGAATTTGTATTAAAACGTCTTATCGATTCTTTTGCCGTGGGTAACGTCATCAAAAACGGTATTCCTGTGGCAATTGTGGGTGAACCCAATGTAGGTAAATCAACTTTATTGAATGCTTTATTGAATGAGGAACGCGCAATTGTTTCTGAAATTGCTGGAACAACAAGAGATACAATCGAAGACGAATTAGTTATTGGTGGAATTGGATTCCGATTCATTGATACGGCTGGAATTCGCGAAACCCAGGATGTAATTGAAAGCATCGGAATCAAGAAAACCTTCGAGAAAATTGAACAAGCGCAAGTAGTTTTGTATTTGTTTGATAGTTTAAAGTTTAAAGTTCAAAGTTCAGAATACATCATCGAAATTGAAAAAATAAAAAATCAGTTTCCTTTAAAACCTTTGGTTGTTGTAATCAACAAACTTGATTTATTATCGGAAAATGAAATTGCAATTATTCGTACAGCACTTGAAACTTTAAACTTGAAATTAATATTTTTAAGTGCTAAACAAAACTTAGGGATTGACGAACTTAAAAATCAATTACTTTCTTTTGTAAACACAGGAGCTTTAAGAAATAATGAAACAATTGTAACTAACACAAGACATTACGATTCCCTACTTAAAGCCTTAGACGAAGTGCAAAAAGTAAAATACGGCTTAGAAACTAACCTACCAAGCGATTTAATGGCTATTGATATTAAAGAAGCCTTGTATCATTTCGGGACCATTACCGGTCAAGTTACAAATGATGAATTACTAGGAAATATCTTTGCTAATTTCTGTATTGGAAAGTAA
- a CDS encoding type I restriction-modification system subunit M: MAAEQKQKLEQQLWNIANTLRGKMDADDFRDYILGFIFYKYLSTKMDLYANEILKPDNLIFQEIEGHDDEAVLMQEIKQLAIDKLGFFLEPADLFSVLAKRGNAGGKNNFILGDLAAVLTHIEQSTMGFESEEDFGNLFADLDLTSHKLGKSEADKNELIVKILVHLDEIDFDLENTDSDVLGDAYEYLIGQFASGAGKKAGEFYTPQQVSSVLAKLVTVGKDKLKSVYDPTCGSGSLLLRVAKEVKDVSAFYGQEMNPTTYNLCRMNMIMHDVHYKRFDIKNEDTLERPQHSDMRFEAIVANPPFSANWSASPLFMNDDRFSAYGKLAPSSKADFAFVQHMVHQLDDNGTMAIVLPHGVLFRGGAEGHIRQYLIQEKNYLDAVIGLPANIFYGTSIPTCILVLKKKRENPTNILFIDASQHYEKVKTQNVLRTEDIDKIISTYENRTEEGKYSHIALLSEIETNDYNLNIPRYVDTFEEEDAVDLGAITNELRELAVLGNTTDDTIAEFCAELGIETPF; encoded by the coding sequence ATGGCAGCTGAACAAAAACAAAAATTAGAACAACAACTCTGGAATATTGCAAACACCCTACGTGGGAAGATGGATGCCGATGATTTTAGAGATTACATATTAGGTTTCATTTTCTACAAATACCTGAGTACCAAAATGGATTTGTATGCCAACGAAATACTGAAACCAGACAATTTGATTTTTCAAGAAATTGAAGGACACGATGACGAAGCGGTATTGATGCAGGAGATTAAACAACTGGCAATTGATAAATTAGGCTTTTTCTTAGAACCAGCTGATTTGTTCTCCGTATTAGCCAAAAGAGGTAACGCAGGCGGAAAAAACAATTTCATTCTAGGTGACTTGGCAGCAGTGTTGACTCACATAGAGCAAAGCACGATGGGTTTTGAGAGTGAAGAAGATTTTGGGAACTTGTTTGCCGACTTGGACTTAACTTCCCACAAACTAGGAAAATCAGAAGCGGATAAAAACGAATTGATTGTAAAAATCTTAGTGCATCTAGACGAAATTGATTTTGACTTGGAAAACACGGATAGTGACGTTCTGGGTGATGCTTATGAATATTTAATAGGACAGTTTGCAAGTGGAGCAGGGAAAAAAGCAGGTGAATTTTATACACCGCAACAAGTAAGTAGTGTTTTGGCAAAATTGGTTACTGTTGGCAAGGACAAACTAAAGAGCGTTTACGACCCTACGTGTGGTTCTGGTTCTTTGTTATTGCGTGTGGCTAAAGAAGTGAAAGACGTAAGTGCTTTTTACGGACAGGAAATGAACCCTACGACCTACAACTTGTGTCGTATGAATATGATTATGCACGATGTTCACTACAAGCGTTTTGATATCAAGAACGAAGATACACTTGAAAGACCACAACACAGCGATATGCGTTTTGAAGCTATTGTTGCTAATCCCCCTTTCTCGGCTAATTGGAGTGCAAGTCCTTTGTTTATGAATGATGACCGTTTTTCTGCTTATGGGAAACTTGCCCCGAGTAGTAAAGCTGATTTTGCCTTCGTGCAACATATGGTTCACCAGCTGGATGATAACGGAACTATGGCAATTGTCTTGCCTCACGGAGTTTTGTTTCGTGGCGGTGCTGAAGGACATATTCGCCAGTATTTAATACAAGAAAAAAATTACCTCGATGCCGTTATAGGCTTGCCAGCGAATATTTTTTACGGCACTAGTATCCCTACTTGTATCTTGGTCTTGAAGAAAAAGAGAGAAAACCCAACTAACATTTTGTTTATTGATGCCAGCCAACATTACGAAAAGGTGAAAACCCAAAACGTATTGCGTACTGAAGACATTGATAAAATTATAAGCACATACGAAAACCGAACGGAAGAAGGTAAATACAGTCATATCGCTCTTTTAAGTGAAATAGAAACTAACGATTACAACCTGAATATTCCTCGCTATGTAGATACTTTTGAAGAGGAAGATGCGGTTGATTTAGGAGCTATCACTAATGAATTAAGAGAATTGGCGGTGCTTGGAAATACTACAGATGATACCATTGCTGAATTTTGTGCCGAATTAGGAATCGAAACCCCATTTTAA
- a CDS encoding restriction endonuclease subunit S has product MSTATLTIEKKKTLVPQLRFQGFGGEWKQKRLGEIAKITTGSTPSTLIVEYYNGEKLFVSPADIQENRYVFKTKTTLTENGFSKGRKIAKGSVLFVCIGSTIGKVAQATEECLTNQQINALYATKEYDNNFIYELLEKNGAKIKLLAGVQAVPQINKTDFSNFKYFIPALPEQQKIASFLSVVDEKIQQLSRKKELLTQYKKGVMQQLFSGKLRFKDENGEDYADWGEKKLGALTYKVGKKNKENIKYPIYSINNKEGFLPQSEQFDGLDSNDRGYDISLYKIVNSETFAYNPARINVGSIGYSYNLDEVIVSSLYVCFKTKDSLEDLFLLAYLGTYTFKKDILRFEEGGVRQYLFYENFSMIKIPLPSNIEQKKIAKFLSSIDAKIESINQQINQTQTFKKGLLQQMFV; this is encoded by the coding sequence ATGAGTACAGCAACTTTAACAATAGAAAAGAAAAAAACACTGGTGCCACAATTAAGGTTTCAAGGGTTTGGTGGAGAGTGGAAACAAAAGAGATTAGGAGAAATAGCCAAAATCACAACTGGAAGTACTCCAAGTACACTTATTGTTGAATATTACAATGGTGAAAAATTATTCGTTTCACCTGCTGATATACAAGAAAATAGATATGTATTTAAGACCAAAACAACGCTTACTGAGAATGGTTTTAGTAAAGGGCGTAAAATAGCAAAAGGAAGCGTATTATTTGTTTGTATTGGTTCAACTATCGGGAAAGTTGCTCAGGCAACGGAAGAATGCTTGACAAATCAACAAATAAATGCTTTATATGCTACGAAGGAATATGATAATAACTTTATATATGAATTATTAGAAAAAAATGGCGCTAAAATAAAATTACTTGCTGGAGTTCAAGCAGTACCACAAATAAATAAAACAGATTTTTCAAATTTTAAATATTTTATTCCCGCCCTCCCAGAACAACAAAAAATAGCTTCTTTTTTAAGTGTTGTAGATGAAAAAATACAGCAACTCAGCCGTAAAAAGGAATTATTAACCCAATACAAAAAAGGTGTAATGCAACAATTGTTCTCGGGTAAATTGAGGTTTAAAGACGAGAATGGAGAGGATTATGCGGATTGGGGGGAGAAGAAATTGGGTGCATTGACTTATAAAGTTGGGAAGAAAAACAAAGAAAATATAAAGTATCCGATTTACTCCATCAATAATAAAGAAGGTTTTTTACCTCAATCAGAACAATTTGATGGTTTAGATAGTAATGACAGAGGCTATGACATAAGTTTGTACAAAATCGTGAACTCTGAGACGTTTGCTTATAACCCAGCGAGAATAAATGTAGGCTCAATAGGATATAGCTATAATTTGGATGAAGTGATAGTTAGTTCTCTTTATGTATGCTTTAAAACCAAAGACAGTCTAGAAGATTTATTTCTTTTAGCTTATTTGGGAACTTATACTTTTAAAAAGGATATTTTAAGATTTGAAGAAGGTGGTGTTCGTCAATATTTATTTTATGAGAATTTCTCAATGATTAAGATTCCATTACCTTCAAATATTGAGCAAAAGAAAATCGCCAAATTCTTATCGAGTATCGATGCTAAAATAGAAAGTATTAATCAACAAATCAACCAAACGCAAACATTCAAGAAAGGCTTGTTGCAGCAAATGTTTGTGTAA
- a CDS encoding type I restriction endonuclease subunit R: protein MSHQSEAILENNLIKQLVGLDYISVKIQDGDALVANLQSQLEVFNETTFTPKEFDAVLNHLAKGNVFDKAKTLRDRFQLTKDDSTSFYVRFFNTEDNSKNLFQVTNQISLEGSFKNRYDVTLLVNGLPLVQIELKRSGIEIKEAFNQINRYQNHSFWSNHGLFQYVQLFVISNGVNTKYLANNKLQSVKQTFFWADANNKNITELTEFTAAFLNPEHLGKMIAHYIVINETHKVMMVLRPYQYFATEAIIHQVNNSNDNAYIWHTTGSGKTLTSFKASQILMELPEVHKVVFVVDRKDLDYQTMNEFNAFKKDSVDVTDNTQSLVRQLTDNTKLVLTTIQKLNNAVSERFAGKIESLRHKKIVFIFDECHRSQFGETHDRITKFFEKSQLFGFTGTPIFADNASKNEMGKRTTKDLFGNCLHKYVITDAIRDENVLRFGIEYVGKYKNKSKAFIDIEVEDIDKKEVLDSEKRINKIVDYIIAYHNQKTFSRDYSALLAVSSIDNVIQYYDLFQQKKEAGEHDLRIATIFTYGTNEDSDEAKDFLPDNYDDIGIAAEPQTIYKSKHTRDKLEKYIGDYNTMYGTSFSTKDSQQFENYFKNISQRLKDREKEHFNHEKERLDIVIVVNMMLTGFDAKKVNTLYVDKNLKQHGLIQAFSRTNRILGEQKSQGNILAFRNLKKATDEAITLFSNKDAIEVVTMPDYERIAEKFDEALKLLREVAPTYQSVNDLESEQDEAQFVQAFRKLMRAMNVLQSYTDFDWEDLLIEEQEFEDYKSKYLDLYEKVKRDTEKQKTSILDDIDFELELIHRDQINVAYILKLIAQLKGVKTSEAKAQRKAIIDLLGGDIQLRSKRDLIQKFIDENMPFIKDGDNIDDEFEKFWQDQKVLALGKLCDEEHLDKAQFKALIDAYIYSGREPIKDEVFQCLDNRPSILQARVIGDRIIAKMKEFVEVFVKGMMA from the coding sequence ATGAGTCATCAATCCGAAGCGATATTAGAAAATAACTTAATCAAGCAATTAGTTGGCTTAGATTATATATCTGTAAAAATACAGGACGGTGATGCATTGGTTGCTAATCTACAAAGTCAACTCGAAGTTTTTAACGAAACCACTTTTACTCCCAAAGAGTTTGATGCCGTTTTGAACCATTTGGCCAAGGGAAATGTTTTCGACAAAGCCAAAACCCTAAGAGACCGTTTTCAATTGACCAAAGACGATAGCACTTCGTTTTATGTTCGCTTTTTCAATACAGAAGACAACAGTAAGAATTTATTTCAGGTAACTAACCAAATCTCGCTTGAAGGAAGTTTTAAGAACCGTTATGATGTGACACTTTTAGTCAATGGATTGCCATTAGTCCAAATAGAACTGAAACGTTCAGGAATCGAAATCAAAGAAGCCTTCAACCAAATCAATCGCTATCAGAATCATTCGTTTTGGAGCAATCACGGTCTGTTTCAGTACGTGCAATTGTTTGTAATAAGCAATGGAGTGAATACTAAATATCTAGCTAACAACAAGCTACAGTCAGTAAAGCAAACCTTCTTTTGGGCTGATGCCAATAACAAAAACATTACCGAGCTAACCGAGTTCACAGCGGCTTTCTTGAACCCTGAGCATTTGGGTAAAATGATAGCGCATTATATCGTGATTAACGAAACCCATAAAGTGATGATGGTGTTGCGACCGTATCAATATTTTGCCACGGAAGCCATTATTCATCAAGTTAATAACTCTAACGATAACGCTTACATCTGGCACACTACAGGTTCGGGTAAAACCTTAACCTCATTCAAGGCAAGCCAGATTTTGATGGAATTGCCAGAAGTTCACAAAGTCGTGTTTGTAGTCGATAGAAAAGACTTGGATTATCAAACTATGAACGAATTCAATGCGTTCAAGAAAGACAGTGTAGATGTAACTGATAATACACAATCCTTAGTAAGGCAATTAACCGATAATACGAAGCTGGTCTTAACCACAATTCAAAAACTGAACAATGCCGTTTCGGAACGTTTTGCTGGTAAAATTGAATCTTTACGACATAAGAAAATCGTATTTATATTTGATGAATGCCACCGTTCACAATTTGGGGAAACCCACGACCGTATTACTAAGTTCTTTGAGAAAAGCCAACTATTCGGATTTACGGGAACACCCATATTTGCTGACAATGCTTCTAAAAATGAAATGGGAAAGCGCACCACCAAAGATTTATTTGGAAACTGCCTGCATAAATACGTCATTACCGATGCTATAAGAGATGAGAACGTATTGCGTTTTGGGATAGAGTATGTAGGGAAATACAAAAACAAGAGCAAAGCTTTTATCGACATTGAAGTAGAAGACATTGACAAAAAAGAAGTGTTGGACTCTGAAAAGCGAATTAATAAAATCGTTGACTATATCATTGCCTATCACAATCAAAAAACTTTTAGTAGAGATTATTCGGCACTTTTGGCAGTAAGCAGTATTGATAACGTGATTCAGTATTACGACCTTTTTCAGCAGAAGAAAGAAGCTGGAGAACACGATTTGCGAATAGCTACTATTTTCACTTATGGTACTAATGAAGATTCAGACGAAGCAAAAGATTTTCTACCAGATAATTATGATGATATTGGCATAGCTGCCGAACCGCAAACAATTTATAAATCCAAACACACCAGAGACAAACTCGAAAAGTACATAGGAGATTATAACACAATGTACGGTACTAGTTTTTCAACCAAAGACAGCCAACAGTTCGAGAATTACTTCAAAAATATAAGCCAACGTTTAAAAGACCGTGAAAAGGAACACTTCAATCACGAGAAAGAACGTTTAGACATTGTTATCGTTGTAAATATGATGCTTACGGGCTTTGATGCCAAAAAAGTAAATACATTATACGTTGATAAAAACTTGAAGCAACACGGCTTAATTCAGGCGTTTTCAAGGACTAATAGAATACTAGGTGAGCAGAAGTCACAAGGGAACATTTTAGCGTTTAGAAACCTTAAAAAAGCCACTGACGAAGCGATTACTTTGTTTTCGAATAAAGATGCCATAGAAGTGGTAACAATGCCTGATTATGAGCGAATAGCGGAGAAGTTTGACGAAGCATTGAAACTCTTAAGGGAAGTTGCTCCAACCTATCAAAGTGTCAATGATTTAGAAAGCGAACAAGACGAAGCACAATTTGTTCAAGCCTTCAGGAAATTGATGCGAGCGATGAATGTATTGCAATCCTACACTGATTTTGATTGGGAGGATTTACTGATAGAAGAGCAGGAATTTGAAGACTATAAAAGCAAATACTTAGACTTGTACGAGAAGGTTAAACGAGATACTGAAAAGCAAAAGACTTCCATACTGGATGACATAGATTTTGAGTTAGAGTTAATCCATAGAGACCAAATAAACGTTGCTTACATCCTGAAATTAATAGCTCAATTGAAAGGAGTCAAAACTTCGGAAGCCAAAGCACAACGAAAAGCCATTATTGATTTATTAGGAGGTGATATCCAACTAAGAAGCAAGCGTGATTTAATCCAGAAATTCATTGATGAGAATATGCCGTTCATTAAAGATGGCGATAACATTGACGATGAGTTCGAAAAATTCTGGCAAGACCAAAAAGTACTCGCATTAGGCAAACTATGTGATGAAGAACACCTTGACAAAGCACAATTCAAAGCCTTAATTGACGCCTATATCTATAGTGGACGTGAGCCTATAAAAGACGAGGTCTTTCAGTGTTTAGACAATAGACCTAGTATTCTGCAAGCGAGAGTTATTGGAGACCGCATAATCGCAAAAATGAAGGAGTTTGTGGAAGTGTTTGTGAAGGGAATGATGGCTTAG